The Triticum aestivum cultivar Chinese Spring chromosome 7B, IWGSC CS RefSeq v2.1, whole genome shotgun sequence genome window below encodes:
- the LOC123160092 gene encoding protein NDL1 (The sequence of the model RefSeq protein was modified relative to this genomic sequence to represent the inferred CDS: added 63 bases not found in genome assembly): MGDSGGSAVSIDVERISFGGKEHHIQTKHGPVSVAVYGDHDKHALITYPDVALNHMSCFQGLLFCPEAASLLLHNFCIYHISPPGHELGATPILPNSPVASVDELADQVAEVLDFFGLSSVMCLGVSAGAYILTLFATKYRERVLGLILVSPLCRTPSWTEWFYNKVMSNLLYYYGMCDVVKDCLLQRYFGKRVRGGSAIPESDIMQACRSFLDQRQSMNIWRFIQTINQRHDLTESLKHLQCRTLIFVGENSQFHTEAVHMTAKLDKRYSALVEVQACGSIVTEEQPHAMLIPMEYFLMGYGLFRPSHVSSSPRSPLNPFCISPELLSPESMGVKLKPIKTRANLRV; this comes from the exons GAACATCATATACAAACAAAACATGGACCTGTATCTGTTGCTGTGTATGGTGACCATGATAAGCATGCCCTTATTACTTATCCAGATGTTGCTTTGAACC ATATGTCTTGCTTCCAAGGACTACTATTCTGCCCGGAGGCTGCCTCACTGCTGCTCCATAATTTTTGCATTTACCATATAAGCCCCCCTGGACATGAG TTAGGAGCCACTCCGATTTTACCAAACAGTCCTGTGGCATCAGTTGATGAGTTAGCGGATCAGGTTGCAGAAGTACTTGATTTCTTTGG ATTGAGTTCTGTTATGTGCTTAGGTGTCAGTGCTGGTGCATACATTCTTACTCTCTTCGCA ACAAAGTATAGGGAGCGTGTGCTAGGTCTTATCCTCGTTTCACCTCTATGTAGAACTCCCTCATGGACTGAGTGGTTTTATAACAAG GTGATGTCGAATTTGTTGTATTATTACGGGATGTGTGACGTTGTGAAGGACTGTTTGTTGCAGCGTTACTTTGGCAAG AGAGTGCGAGGAGGCTCTGCTATACCAGAATCTGATATTATGCAGGCGTGTAGAAGt TTCCTAGATCAACGGCAAAGCATGAATATATGGCGGTTTATCCAAACAATCAATCA GAGACATGACTTGACAGAAAGCCTGAAGCATCTGCAGTGCAGAACTCTGATATTTGTCGGTGAGAACTCGCAGTTCCACACTGAAGCTGTTCACATGACTGCAAAACTTGATAAGAGATACAGTGCTCTCGTTGAG GTGCAAGCGTGCGGGTCCATCGTGACGGAGGAGCAGCCGCACGCGATGCTGATACCAATGGAGTACTTCCTCATGGGATACGGCTTGTTCAGGCCGAGCCATGTGAGCTCTAGCCCTCGCAGCCCTTTGAACCCGTTCTGCATATCGCCGGAGCTCCTCTCGCCCGAGAGCATGGGCGTGAAGCTGAAGCCGATCAAGACGCGGGCCAATCTCAGAGTGTAG